The following proteins are co-located in the Coleofasciculus chthonoplastes PCC 7420 genome:
- a CDS encoding response regulator produces the protein MTKPVILCVDDEKSVLKSLKTQLKEAFGDAYTYELAEAADEALELIDELVEENVSIILIVSDWLMPGMKGDEFLVQVHDKFPHIIKILLTGQADEEAIERAKQQAKLHHCLYKPWSEAELVEAIKLGLSQL, from the coding sequence ATGACTAAACCCGTTATTTTGTGTGTTGATGATGAAAAATCTGTGCTTAAAAGTCTCAAGACTCAACTCAAAGAAGCTTTTGGTGATGCTTATACCTATGAACTGGCAGAAGCGGCTGATGAAGCGTTAGAATTAATAGATGAACTTGTGGAAGAAAATGTCAGTATTATTCTGATTGTGTCGGATTGGTTAATGCCGGGAATGAAAGGGGATGAGTTTCTGGTTCAGGTGCATGATAAATTCCCCCATATCATTAAAATCCTGCTGACAGGTCAAGCGGATGAGGAGGCGATTGAACGCGCAAAACAGCAAGCAAAGCTGCATCACTGCTTATACAAACCCTGGTCAGAAGCGGAATTAGTGGAAGCCATTAAATTAGGATTATCTCAACTATAA